The proteins below come from a single Canis lupus familiaris isolate Mischka breed German Shepherd unplaced genomic scaffold, alternate assembly UU_Cfam_GSD_1.0 chrUn_S1752H1948, whole genome shotgun sequence genomic window:
- the LOC119878587 gene encoding basic proline-rich protein-like — translation MSVARLGSDGVPDCRAWGERDGEPGERPGEAAAETRDLQSGPPAGQPASEAKGLGRPDGARQGPRRGHAQPPAGPAEPTCRTARRRAVKTLCVGRESNPGQLLEGSYAHHYTTNAAQPGPPRTPAQAPHQRLLALSPPPPPPCRSPAPTCRRRSSAPSRAHQRPPGAHPSRHPHAALAAPQARPPAASSRPPLGGALAALRLPGPRLPPGSRAAVRRVSEEPVAASLPSGGPGWAGPSPNAPGRQGARADEEGQGVRGVGSTAGRTGPRGRPAPLAARGRAEARGRRSRTRRRRGEGGPWGPAYVWAERRRRPRPKGGVSRLPVGESNPGLPRDRRGTHHYTNEDGGGGRPGARPPLRPPARPAGLPACPRHPGPRRPARPSCQGPATCPGPRPTRPDPPAAASARTAVPRPDSERRAPGPAASPRPRPAARGWRAGEDARHGKQGMARASRSPARDGRCGRRGAAGGGAGGPDARRGCAPREGGGGGGEDRGEVLAAPAESVGGPLASSTGPPPYHLPPPARWERGGPHGLSFPPAPIHSVVSTPLRPRGAHEAWPPGGLTTGHTPARRAAEPSARQPETGPPPRSLGLARGGGVGSTPPLVAPGSPERKAACLPGPPPRRKPLRAGAPGRQRAPSPRRPPASQPAAAPPKRTCRPHPQPQPSSAPDGELRAELTRPFFGLLAWALLGGPPISDDDTDADTHQLRAPTSPPPHPAAPRERTQSELRAPAGPRRRALHGPESHPPMGLRVAAGREGKVRAVSCAGHRRPALPGNRARVRLGQAASSRQGTGVWRRPRPRERAQGEPSPPRASLGPWAPRAGPSPSPSPSPSPRRICTVAEPVLQTAGPPARPRAAGAHHWPCRDDDERRWGSRLVAAATALAATLHPAARPLPPDVAQPRDALYGHLAAVSFKHGPLPTAKVTASTRSMQPSQHRRQHTQPRGTAPPPRLSPARRVHERRRTSMGITAKGTEDHHPTPAPAPAPAPGLPPPCQKQLYQQQQQQQQQQQRDVPTASRPA, via the exons ATGTCGGTGGCTCGGCTGGGGTCGGACGGCGTCCCGGACTGTCGGGCCTGGGGCGAGCGAGACGGGGAGCCAGGCGAGCGTCCGGGGGAGGCGGCCGCGGAGACGCGAGACCTCCAGTCCGGCCCACCTGCCGGCCAGCCAGCCAGCGAGGCAAAAGGCTTGGGCCGGCCCGACGGAGCCCGCCAG GGCCCCCGCCGGGGCCACGCGCagccgcccgccggccccgccgagCCAACCTGCCGGaccgcccgccgccgcgccgtCAAAACGCT CTGCGTTGGCCGGGAATCGAACCCGGGTCAACTGCTTgaaggcagctatgctcaccactataccaccaacgcTGCACAGCCCGGGCCGCCCCGGACGCCGGCCCAGGCTCCGCACCAGCGCCTCCTCGCCCTCTCGCCACCGCCTCCGCCGCCTTGCCGCAGCCCTGCCCCGACGTGCCGGCGTCGCAGCTCTGCGCCGTCGCGGGCGCACCAGCGGCCGCCCGGCGCCCACCCCAGCCGCCACCCCCACGCAGCCCTGGCTGCTCCGCAGGCACGACCGCCCGCCGCCTCCAGCCGCCCGCCTCTGGGGGGCGCTCTCGCCGCCCTGCGGCTCCCGGGCCCTCGGCTGCCC CCCGGCAGCCGGGCAGCTGTCCGTCGCGTGAGCGAGGAGCCCGTGGCGGCCAGCCTCCCGTCAGGAGGTCCCGGCTGGGCTGGGCCGAGCCCGAACGCGCCAGGGCGCCAGGGCGCCAGGGCCGAcgaggaagggcagggggtgcggggggtCGGGTCGACGGCGGGCAGGACGGGCCCCCGCGGTCGCCCCGCGCCTCTGGCCGCACGGGGCCGGGCGGAGGCacgagggaggagaagcaggacaaggaggagaagaggagaaggagggccCTGGGGGCCGGCGTACGTTTGGGCAgagcggcggcggcgcccgcgACCAAAAGGAGGCGTGTCTCGCCTCCCCGTCGGGGAATCGAACCCCGGTCTCCCGCGTGACAGGCGGGGTACTCACCACTATACTAACGaggacggcggcggcggccgcccgGGCGCCCGACCCCctctccgcccgcccgcccgccccgccggcctgcctgcctgcccacgcCACCCGGGCCCTCGACGTCCCGCGCGCCCGTCCTGCCAGGGCCCCGCCACGTGCCCCGGGCCACGGCCCACCCGGCCCGACCCCCCGGCCGCCGCGTCAGCGCGCACAGCAGTCCCCCGGCCCGACTCGGAGCGTCGCGCCCCCGGACCCGccgccagcccccgcccccgcccagccgCGCGGGGATGGCGGGCGGGAGAAGACGCCCGACACGGCAAGCAGGGCATGGCGCGAGCGAGCCGGAGCCCCGCGCGGGATGGGCgctgcgggcggcggggggcggcggggggcggggcggggggcccggaCGCCCGCAGAGGGTGCGCGCCccgggaagggggagggggcggcggcgagGACCGCGGCGAGGTGCTGGCGGCGCCAGCAGAGTCAGTCGGCGGGCCGTTGGCCTCGTCGACCGGAC CCCCGCCCTAccacctccccccgcccgcccgctgGGAGCGCGGTGGTCCCCACGGCCTGTCCTTTCCGCCGGCCCCCATTCATTCAGTGGTCTCCACCCCCCTCCGTCCCCGGGGCGCCCACGAGGCGTGGCCACCCGGAGGCCTCACCACAGGCCACACGCCCGCCAGGCGGGCAGCCGAGCCCTCCGCGCGCCAGCCAGAGACGGGACCCCCGCCCCGTTCGCTGGGCCtggcccgggggggcggggtggggtccACCCCGCCGTTGGTGGCTCCGGGGAGCCCTGAGCGCAAGGCAGCCTgcctccccgggccccctccGCGCCGGAAGCCGCTGCGGGCCGGGGCTCCAGGACGCCAGCGCGCTCCATCACCGCGCCGCCCGCCAGCCAGCCAGCCGGCGGCCGCTCCGCCCAAGCGCACCTGCCGGCCTCACCCCCAACCGCAGCCCAGCTCGGCCCCCGACGGAGAGCTGCGGGCAGAGCTCACACGCCCTTTCTTTGGCCTCTTGGCTTGGGCGCTACTCGGCGGCCCCCCCATCTCCGACGACGACACCGACGCCGACACGCACCAACTACGCgcacccacctccccccccccccaccccgcggcaCCCCGGGAGCGCACACAATCCGAGCTCCGGGCCCCAGCCGGCCCCCGCCGGCGCGCACTGCACGGGCCGGAGAGCCATCCGCCAATGGGCCTTCGGGTGGCGGccgggagggaagggaaggtccGCGCTGTGAGCTGCGCCGGCCACAGACGCCCTGCGCTGCCTGGGAATCGGGCGCGGGTCAGGCTTGGCCAGGCTGCTTCCTCCCGGCAAGGGACAGGTGTCTGGCGGCGGCCACGCCCCAGGGAGAGGGCGCAGGGTGAGCCGAGTCCGCCTCGGGCCTCGCTGGGACCGTGGGCGCCGCGCGCcggcccgagcccgagcccgagcccgagcccgagccctcGGCGCATCTGCACGGTCGCGGAGCCTGTCTTGCAGACCGcgggcccgcccgcccgcccccgcgcagCGGGTGCTCACCACTGGCCGTGCCGGGACGACGACGAGCGCCGCTGGGGAAGCCGTCTGGTGGCCGCCGCCACCG CCCTGGCCGCCACGCTCCACCCGGCTGCCCGCCCCCTGCCGCCCGACGTGGCCCAG CCCCGGGATGCTCTCTATGGCCACCTGGCCGCGGTCTCCTTCAAACACGGGCCACTCCCCACTGCTAAAGTCACCGCGAGCACCAGGTCCATGCAGCCTAGCCAGCACCGGCGCCAGCACACCCAGCCTCGAGGGACAGCGCCACCGCCACGGCTGTCACCAGCACGTCGGGTCCACGAACGGCGGCGCACCAGCATGGGCATCACGGCCAAGGGCACGGAG GACCACCATCccacaccagcaccagcaccagcaccagcaccaggacTACCACCACCATGCCAGAAGCAGTTgtaccagcagcagcagcagcagcagcagcagcagcagcgggacGTGCCCACCGCCAGCAGGCCAGCGTAG
- the LOC119878588 gene encoding collagen alpha-1(I) chain-like, with product MLTTIPPTLHSPGRPRTPAQAPHQRLLALSPPPPPPAAALPRRAGRPQLCAVAGATSGRPAPHPRHPHAALAAPQARPPAASAARLWGALSPPCGSRALGCPPGSPAPCPLPPPGSRAAVRRVSEEPVAASLPSGGPGWAGPSPHAPGRQGARADEEGQGVRGVGSTAGRTGPRGRPAPLAARGRAEARGRRRRTRRRRRRRRALGAGVRFGQRGGGARDQKRACLASPSGNRTPVSRVTGGDTHHYTNEDGGGGRPGARPLSARPPARPACLPTPTRALDVPRAPSCQAPATLPRATAHPARPPGRRVSAHSSPPARLGASRPGPAAAPAPAARGWRREKTPDTASRAARASRRPRAGDGPRRAAGAAGAAGGRTPAAGCAPREGGGGGGEDRGEGGGASRVSRRAVGLVDRDASPVRPSVRPSVAHPHGPPASSGVGAGSQPGERRRAQSPLEAWVRIPLLTRPPFGPPNAGSPHPGLDDALSVPPYTPLRAAGCGLRAAGWRRPGTRGPGPTQLQRLGPPGHRLGAPRALPPPPTPAPLPPPHPTATRQVGGTALRGLRLPSSFPPPPPAGQPRAEMPAAPRGPGHAPTEGRASLASSLSQPRPTPPPARPPGARGPHGLSFPPAPHSFRGLHPPPSPGRPRGVATRRPHHGHTPARRAAEPSARQPETGPPPRSLGLARGGGVGSTPPWWLRGALSARQPCLPGPPPRRKPLRGRGSRTPARSLTAPPASQPAGGRSAQAHLPASPPPQPSRPRRRAAGRAHTPFFGLLAWALLGGPHLRRRHRRRHAHTRTHLPPPPTPRHPGSAHNPSSGPQPAPAGAHCTGRRAIRPWAFGGAPGGKGRSALSCAGHRRPALPGNRARVRLGQAAPPGRTVSGGGPAPGRGRRVSRVRLGGLAGTVGAARRPEPEPEPEPEPSAHLHGRGACLADRGPAARPRAAGAHHWPCRDDDERRWGSRLVAAATALAATLHPAARPLPPDVAQPRDALYGHLAAVSFKHGPLPTAKVTASTRSMQPSQHRRQHTQPRGTAPPPRLSPARRVHERRRTSMGITAKGTEVTSPPRPASTTPAALGPPPTPRTTIPTPAPAPAPAPGLPPPYQKQLYQQQQQQQQQQQQQRDVPTASRPA from the exons atgctcaccactataccaccaacgcTGCAcagcccgggccgcccccggACGCCGGCCCAGGCTCCGCACCAGCGCCTCCTCGCCCTCTCGCCACCGCCTCCGCCGCCTGCCGCAGCCCTGCCCCGACGTGCCGGCCGTCCGCAGCTCTGCGCCGTCGCGGGCGCCACCAGCGGCCGCCCGGCGCCCCACCCGCGCCACCCCCACGCAGCCCTGGCTGCTCCGCAGGCACGAccgcccgccgcctccgccgcccgcCTCTGGGGGGCGCTCTCGCCGCCCTGCGGCTCCCGGGCCCTCGGCTGCCCGCCGGGGAGCCCCgccccttgccccctgcccccg CCCGGCAGCCGGGCAGCTGTCCGTCGCGTGAGCGAGGAGCCCGTGGCGGCCAGCCTCCCGTCAGGAGGTCCCGGCTGGGCTGGGCCGAGCCCGCACGCGCCAGGGCGCCAGGGCGCCAGGGCCGAcgaggaagggcagggggtgcggggggtCGGGTCGACGGCGGGCAGGACGGGCCCCCGCGGTCGCCCCGCGCCTCTGGCCGCACGGGGCCGGGCGGAGGCacgagggaggagaaggaggacaaggaggagaaggaggagaaggagggcccTGGGGGCCGGCGTACGTTTTGggcagcgcggcggcggcgcccgcgACCAAAAGAGGGCGTGTCTCGCCTCCCCGTCGGGGAATCGAACCCCGGTCTCCCGCGTGACAGGCGGGGATACTCACCACTATACTAACGaggacggcggcggcggccgcccgGGCGCCCGACCCctctccgcccgcccgcccgcccggcctgcctgcctgcccacgcCCACCCGGGCCCTCGACGTCCCGCGCGCCCCGTCCTGCCAGGCGCCCGCCACGTTGCCCCGGGCCACGGCCCACCCGGCCCGACCCCCCGGCCGCCGCGTCAGCGCGCACAGCAGTCCCCCGGCCCGACTCGGAGCGTCGCGCCCCGgacccgccgccgcccccgccccagccgcgCGGGGATGGCGGCGGGAGAAGACGCCCGACACGGCAAGCAGGGCTGCGCGAGCGAGCCGGAGGCCCCGCGCCGGGGAtgggccgcggcgggcggcgggggcggcgggggcggcggggggccggACGCCCGCAGCAGGGTGCGCGCCccgggaagggggagggggcggcggcgagGACCGCGGCGAGGGCGGCGGCGCCAGCAGAGTCAGTCGGCGGGCCGTTGGCCTCGTCGACCGGGACGCGAGtcccgtccgtccgtccgtccgtccgtccgtcgcGCACCCACACGGCCCGCCAGCCAGCTCCGGGGTCGGCGCCGGGTCCCAGCCAGGCGAGCGGCGGCGCGCCCAG TCTCCCCTGGAGgcgtgggttcgaatcccacTCCTGACACGCCCACCTTTTGGCCCGCCCAACGCGGGCTCTCCGCACCCGGGCCTGGACGACGCCCTGTCTGTCCCGCCTTACACGccgctgcgggctgcgggctgcgggctgcgggctgcgggctggcGGCGCCCTGGCACACGTGGCCCGGGACCCACGCAGCTGCAGCGCCTCGGCCCTCCCGGCCACAGGCTTggcgccccccgcgccctccctcccccgccaaCTCCCgcgcctctccctcctcctcatcccacGGCAACTCGGCAAGTCGGCGGCACGGCTCTCCGGGGGCTCCGTTTGCCCTCTTCcttcccgccgccgccccctGCAGGCCAGCCGCGGGCCGAAATGCCGGCAGCCCCGCGCGGGCCGGGCCACGCTCCCACTGAGGGGCGCGCCTCGCTCGCCTCCTCGCTCTCCCAGCCCCGCCCTacacctccccccgcccgcccgccgggagCGCGGGGTCCCCACGGCCTGTCCTTTCCGCCGGCCCCCCATTCATTCCGTGGTCTCCACCCCCCTCCGTCCCCGGGGCGCCCACGAGGCGTGGCCACCCGGAGGCCTCACCACGGCCACACGCCCGCCAGGCGGGCAGCCGAGCCCTCCGCGCGCCAGCCAGAGACGGGACCCCCGCCCCGTTCGCTGGGCCtggcccgggggggcggggtggggtccACCCCGCCGTGGTGGCTCCGGGGAGCCCTGAGCGCAAGGCAGCCCTgcctccccgggccccctccGCGCCGGAAGCcgctgcggggccggggctccAGGACGCCAGCGCGCTCCCTCACCGCGCCGCCCGCCAGCCAGCCAGCCGGCGGCCGCTCCGCCCAAGCGCACCTGCCGGCCTCACCCCCACCGCAGCCCAGCCGGCCCCGACGGAGAGCTGCGGGCAGAGCTCACACGCCTTTCTTTGGCCTCTTGGCTTGGGCGCTACTCGGCGGCCCCCATCTCCGACGACGACACCGACGCCgacacgcacacacgcgcacccacctcccccccccccccaccccgcggcaCCCCGGGAGCGCACACAATCCGAGCTCCGGGCCCCAGCCGGCCCCCGCCGGCGCGCACTGCACGGGCCGGAGAGCCATCCGCCCATGGGCCTTCGGGGGGGCGccgggagggaagggaaggtccGCGCTGAGCTGCGCCGGCCACAGACGCCCCGCGCTGCCTGGGAATCGGGCGCGGGTCAGGCTTGGCCAGGCTGCTCCTCCCGGCAGGACAGTGTCTggcggcggccccgccccaggGAGAGGGCGCAGGGTGAGCCGAGTCCGCCTCGGGGGCCTCGCTGGGACCGTGGGCGCCGCGCGCcggcccgagcccgagcccgagcccgagcccgagccctcGGCGCATCTGCACGGGCGCGGAGCCTGTCTTGCAGACCGcgggcccgccgcccgcccccgcgcagCGGGTGCTCACCACTGGCCGTGCCGGGACGACGACGAGCGCCGCTGGGGAAGCCGTCTGGTGGCCGCCGCCACCg CCCTGGCCGCCACGCTCCACCCGGCTGCCCGCCCCCTGCCGCCCGACGTGGCCCAG CCCCGGGATGCTCTCTATGGCCACCTGGCCGCGGTCTCCTTCAAACACGGGCCACTCCCCACTGCTAAAGTCACCGCGAGCACCAGGTCCATGCAGCCTAGCCAGCACCGGCGCCAGCACACCCAGCCTCGAGGGACAGCGCCACCGCCACGGCTGTCACCAGCACGTCGGGTCCACGAACGGCGGCGCACCAGCATGGGCATCACGGCCAAGGGCACGGAGGTCACCTCCCCCCCTCGCCCGGCCTCCACGACCCCCGCAGCACTTGGTCCACCACCAACCCCCAGGACCACCATCCccacaccagcaccagcaccagcaccagcaccaggacTACCACCACCATACCAGAAGCAGTTgtaccagcagcagcagcagcagcagcagcagcagcagcagcagcgggacGTGCCCACCGCCAGCAGGCCAGCGTAG